The following proteins are co-located in the Vigna angularis cultivar LongXiaoDou No.4 chromosome 2, ASM1680809v1, whole genome shotgun sequence genome:
- the LOC108328612 gene encoding putative disease resistance protein RGA3, giving the protein MAEYFVFEIAESLLGKLASNLYEQVSRAFDLYDDVQSFRDTLSIIKDVLLDAEEKKEKKHGLREWLRQIRNVCLDAEDVLDGFECQNLRKQVLKASGTTRMKVNHFFSSSNSLVFRFRMARQIKNVTRRLDKITADGSKFGLERIVIDHSPLQRREMTYSHVDASGVIGREKDKEEIIKILMQPHPNGDGYGDQSVCVIPIVGIGGLGKTTLAKLVFNDNRMDDIFQLKMWVCISDDFDIRQILIKIINSATDPTISVFPQESINNLDIEQLQSRVRHRLSCQKYLLVLDDVWNNNRAKWIELKDLIKVGAVGSKILVTTRSTSIASMMGTVPSYVLEGLSVENCLSLFLKWAFREGEEKEHPYLVDIGKEIVKKCRGVPLALKTSGSSLFSIFDLERWEILRDHELWNRKQQKDDILPSLKLSYDQMPSYLRHCFALFSLYPKDFGFTCAEIANFWATLGLLRSPFGSQKIENVGKLYINELYSRSFLEDFEDFGTVYYFKLHDLVHDLSLYVAKEEFLMVNSHTRSIPEQVRDISVVENDSLRHTVFPKSRGVRTIIFPVDGVGVGSESLLETWIKRYKYLRHLNLSNSSFATLPNSIAKLEHLRALILDKNFKIKRLPNSICRLQNLQKLSLRRCLGLETLPKRLGMLISLRKLYITTKQSILSEDEFASLNHLHTLVFEYCDNLMFLFRGAQAQLPSLEVLIIQSCGKLECLPFHILPKLEVLIVTRCLMLILSLNSEIPIQRLKMKYLHIEQCPQQLALPEWIKAASNTLRTLSILNCHCLEMLPEWLSTMTRLKMLHIVNCPKLFHLPCDLHCLRALEDLIIDGCPELGRKCEPHSGEHWPFIAHIKCVSIGETRKRKLLFQMLSRLGLNCTQ; this is encoded by the coding sequence ATGGCTGAATATTTTGTCTTCGAGATTGCTGAATCACTGCTGGGGAAGCTTGCATCTAATCTTTATGAACAAGTTTCTCGAGCCTTTGATCTGTATGACGATGTGCAAAGTTTCAGAGACACCTTGTCAATAATAAAAGACGTTCTCTTGGATGCTgaggaaaagaaggagaagaagcaTGGATTGCGTGAATGGCTCAGGCAGATTCGAAACGTATGCTTAGATGCTGAAGATGTGTTGGATGGATTTGAGTGCCAAAACCTCAGAAAACAAGTTCTCAAAGCTTCCGGCACCACCAGGATGAAGGTAAAccacttcttttcttcatctaATTCTCTTGTTTTCCGTTTTAGGATGGCCAggcaaataaaaaatgttacacGTAGATTGGATAAGATAACAGCTGACGGGAGCAAGTTTGGTCTTGAGAGGATTGTTATTGATCACAGCCCTCTGCAAAGGAGAGAAATGACTTATTCCCATGTTGATGCTTCTGGGGTGATAGGAAGGGAGAAGGATAAGGAAGAAATTATCAAGATTTTGATGCAACCTCACCCTAATGGTGATGGTTATGGAGATCAAAGTGTTTGTGTTATTCCCATAGTGGGTATTGGAGGGTTGGGAAAGACCACACTTGCAAAGTTGGTGTTCAATGATAACAGAATGGATGATATTTTCCAGTTGAAGATGTGGGTGTGTATCTCTGATGACTTTGACATAAGGCAGATACTTATTAAAATCATCAACTCTGCTACTGATCCAACCATTTCCGTGTTTCCTCAAGAAAGCATAAACAACTTAGATATTGAGCAGTTACAAAGTCGTGTTAGACACAGACTTTCTTGTCAGAAGTATCTACTAGTCTTGGATGACGTATGGAATAATAATCGAGCAAAATGGATAGAGTTGAAAGATTTAATTAAAGTGGGTGCAGTGGGAAGCAAAATCTTGGTGACAACACGAAGTACCTCAATTGCTTCAATGATGGGCACTGTTCCCTCGTATGTTTTAGAAGGTCTTTCTGTGGAGAATTGCTTATCTCTGTTTCTGAAATGGGCATTTAGGGAAGGGGAAGAAAAAGAACATCCATATCTAGTGGATATTGGAAAAGAAATAGTGAAAAAGTGCCGAGGGGTTCCACTAGCACTGAAAACTTCAGGAAGTTCCCTGTTCTCAATTTTTGATTTAGAAAGATGGGAAATTTTGAGAGACCATGAGCTATGGAACCGAAAGCAACAGAAAGATGACATTTTACCTTCCCTAAAGTTGAGCTATGATCAAATGCCATCCTATCTGAGGCACTGTTTTgctttattttctctttatccAAAAGATTTTGGTTTTACCTGTGCTGAAATTGCCAACTTCTGGGCCACACTCGGATTACTTCGATCTCCATTTGGAAGTCAGAAGATAGAGAATGTTGGAAAACTGTATATAAATGAGTTATATTCAAGATCATTTCTGGAGGACTTTGAGGACTTTGGCACAGTTTACTATTTTAAACTACATGATTTGGTACATGATCTTTCGCTGTATGTTGCGAAAGAGGAGTTTCTAATGGTGAACTCCCACACTCGCAGTATACCAGAGCAAGTAAGGGATATATCAGTTGTTGAGAATGATTCACTAAGGCATACTGTGTTCCCCAAGTCCAGAGGTGTGAGAACTATAATATTTCCCGTTGATGGAGTGGGTGTAGGCAGTGAATCCCTTTTGGAAACATGGATAAAAAGATACAAATACTTACGgcatttaaatttaagtaattcCTCTTTTGCGACACTTCCTAATTCAATTGCTAAATTGGAGCATCTGCGAGCTCTCATTCTTGACAagaacttcaaaataaaaagactTCCTAATTCCATTTGCAGACTCCAAAACTTACAAAAGTTGTCTTTGAGAAGATGCTTGGGGCTTGAAACATTGCCTAAACGATTAGGAATGTTAATCAGCCTCCGAAAATTGTATATAACCACAAAACAGTCTATTTTGTCCGAGGATGAATTTGCAAGTTTGAACCATCTTCATACTTTGGTTTTTGAATACTGtgacaatttgatgtttttgttCCGAGGGGCACAAGCACAACTCCCGTCCCTTGAGGTTTTGATCATTCAATCATGTGGGAAGCTGGAGTGCTTACCTTTCCATATTCTCCCTAAACTTGAGGTTCTGATAGTAACAAGGTGCTTGATGCTAATTTTGTCCTTGAACAGCGAAATACCAATCCAAAGATTGAAGATGAAATATTTGCATATTGAGCAATGTCCACAGCAATTGGCGCTGCCCGAATGGATTAAAGCAGCGTCCAACACTTTGAGAACATTGTcaattttaaattgtcattGTCTTGAGATGCTTCCCGAGTGGCTTAGCACAATGACACGTCTTAAGATGCTTCATATTGTTAACTGTCCTAAGTTGTTTCATCTGCCATGTGACTTGCATTGTCTAAGAGCCCTTGAAGATTTGATCATAGATGGTTGTCCTGAATTGGGTAGAAAATGTGAACCTCATTCTGGTGAGCACTGGCCCTTCATCGCTCACATCAAATGTGTTTCCATTGgagaaacaagaaaaaggaAACTCCTTTTTCAAATGCTTTCACGACTGGGCTTGAACTGCACTCAGTAA